The following are from one region of the Arachis duranensis cultivar V14167 chromosome 10, aradu.V14167.gnm2.J7QH, whole genome shotgun sequence genome:
- the LOC107469774 gene encoding uncharacterized protein LOC107469774 translates to MGLFHGHQGRLEQLEQELERQQEAERNLRNKIERQKELEEKFLRLESALKSQNSCSDREDSPLRGEDPFSEDIMRVKVPRNFKSPDMDLYDGTTDPKHHLSNFKSRMYLADSFDATRYKAFLTTLTKAAMKWFDSLPPRSVTSFDDLSQKFLMRFSIQKDKVKHAPSLLGVKQEVGEPLRDYMKRFNKACLEIQDLPTEAVIMGLVNGLREGPFSQSISKRHPTSLSDVQERAEKYINMEENARLREPNWRPGHSHSSKEKKREPKKKEEADPERPRRYHSYTPLRVSLVDVYRKICHTERLPPPRPIKNKKGGVVTTTVSTISYMVTQKMIVTTLKM, encoded by the coding sequence ATGGGATTGTTCCACGGCCACCAAGGGCGCCTGGAACAGTTGGAACAAGAGCTGGAGCGACAGCAAGAGGCAGAGAGAAACTTGAGGAACAAGATTGAGCGACAAAAAGAGCTAGAGGAAAAGTTCTTAAGGCTGGAGTCTGCTCTTAAAAGTCAAAATTCTTGTAGCGATCGAGAAGATTCTCCCTTAAGAGGAGAGGATCCGTTTAGCGAGGACATCATGAGGGTAAAAGTTccaaggaacttcaaaagccctgatatggacctctacgacgGAACCACTGATCCAAAGCATCATttaagcaatttcaaaagtcggatgtacttGGCTGACTCTTTTGATGCTACTCGCTACAAAGCTTTTCTGACAACTCTCAccaaagcagcgatgaagtggttcgatagtcTCCCTCCGAGGTCGGTCACTAGTTTCGACGACCTCTCGCAGAAGTTCCTCATGCGATTCTCGATCCAAAAGGATAAAGTAAAGCACGCACCGAGTCTCCTGGGAGTAAAGcaggaggtcggagaacctTTAAGGGACTACAtgaaaaggttcaacaaagcgtgCTTGGAGATCCAAGACCTACCCACGGAGGCAGTGATTATGGGCCTAGTAAATGGACTTCGAGAAGGTCCTTTCTCCCAGTCCATCTCGAAAAGGCACCCGACCTCCCTGAGTGATGTACAGGAGAGAgctgagaagtacatcaacatggaggaaaatgccCGACTTCGAGAACCAAATTGGCGACCTGGGCACTCTCACTcatcaaaagagaaaaagagagaacccaagaaaaaagaggaggCCGACCCTGAGAGGCCTAGGAGAtaccactcttatactcctctacgAGTTTCCCTAGTTGATGTCTACAGGAAAATTTGTCATACTGAAAGACTACCTCCCCCTAGGcccatcaaaaataaaaaggggggAGTCGTGACAActactgtgagtaccataagCTATATGGTCACTCAAAAAATGATTGTTAcgaccttaaaaatgtga
- the LOC107469808 gene encoding uncharacterized protein LOC107469808, which yields MGYVLRVRMASFFSGAAIASFAGFYILHRDYKIAHESFANQMKNLHESLDSRISALEKLRHTENSKQVEASE from the exons ATGGGGTATGTGCTTCGAGTGAGAATGGCTTCGTTCTTCAGCGGCGCTGCAATTGCGTCGTTTGCAGGTTTCTATATCCTCCACAGGGATTACAAAATTGCACACGAATCCTTTGCGAACCAG ATGAAAAACCTCCATGAATCACTAGACAGCCGAATTTCTGCCTTGGAGAAACTCAGACACACTGAAAACTCAAAACAGGTGGAAGCATCAGAATAG